From Passer domesticus isolate bPasDom1 chromosome 20, bPasDom1.hap1, whole genome shotgun sequence, one genomic window encodes:
- the UTP18 gene encoding U3 small nucleolar RNA-associated protein 18 homolog, translated as MSLSRAGAGPGGRHVTGSHVFRFRVWRAMRGPAAKVGKAPTMKAARKVPKVPKAGKTAKPKRTAKRLLAVGSQAAAGSEAARRARHLKALGRASGAERELEELVFGDSLTAGEDELLRRLAAPPRVSAAEGKGLHEESSDSGVENEAKRDLLLKKPAWVDEDDEAEENVDMTHKYRKDFMKSDAETTLTKKKLKKRLEEQFQEAMGGVPAWADLENRKKSKRTLSDSDSDEDDDLLRRTGNFITSSESLPRGILKVSTCLPANQERFANGKLVTVQFHPSAQVVMTAGHDRSVSLFQVDGIRNPKIQSIYLESFPIYKAHFSVDGEQVIATGTHHSMFFVYDMMAGSIIPIPKVRGVEEKFLRNFELSPDGSFMLLIGTSGYLHLLSMKTKELISTMKVNGRCTASAFTPDSSKIYSYSKEGEVFIWDVRSRKSLHKFEDEGSLEGKCIAVSKNNQYVACGSSSGVVNLYTTDACLKEKHPKPVKAIMNLVTSATCVTFNPTTEILAVASRDTDEAVRLVHLPSYTVFSNFPVFRKKQIYLTQSMDFSPRSGYFSVANNKGKALLFRLKHYSFF; from the exons ATGAGCCTAtcgcgggcgggggcggggccaggcGGGCGGCACGTGACCGGGTCGCACGTGTTCCGGTTCCGGGTCTGGCGCGCCATGCGCGGCCCGGCTGCGAAAGTGGGGAAAGCACCCACAATGAAGGCGGCCAGGAAAGTGCCTAAAGTGCCCAAAGCGGGCAAAACGGCGAAACCCAAGCGGACGGCGAAGCGGCTCCTGGCCGTGGGGAGTCAGGCGGCGGCGGGCTCTGAGGCGGCGCGGCGCGCCCGCCACCTGAAGGCGCTGGGCCGCGCGTCGGGCGCCGAgcgggagctggaggagctggtgtTCGGAGACAGCCTCACCGCCGGGGAGGACGAGCTGCTGCGGCGCCTGGCCGCGCCTCCACGG GTTTCTGCTGCAGAGGGGAAGGGCCTCCATGAAGAGTCCAGCGATTCTGGGGTGGAAAATGAAGCGAAACGTGACTTGCTGCTCAAAAAGCCGGCCTGGGtggatgaggatgatgaagCTGAGGAGAA TGTTGATATGACCCATAAGTACAGGAAAGATTTCATGAAAAGTGATGCCGAGACAACGCTTACTaagaaaaaactgaagaaaaggcTTGAGGAGCA GTTTCAGGAAGCCATGGGAGGAGTTCCTGCCTGGGCTGATTtggaaaacaggaagaaatCCAAAAGGACTTTGAGTGATA GTGACagtgatgaagatgatgatctGCTGCGCAGGACTGGCAATTTCATAACGAGCTCAGAGTCTCTGCCAAGAGGCATTTTGAAG GTGAGCACCTGCCTTCCTGCAAACCAGGAACGTTTTGCCAATGGAAAGCTGGTGACAGTGCAGTTTCATCCTTCAGCTCAAGTGGTGATGACAGCTGGGCACGATCGCTCCGTGTCCCTCTTCCAG gTGGACGGTATAAGGAACCCAAAAATACAGAGCATCTATTTAGAGAGTTTTCCAATTTATAAGGCTCATTTCAGTGTGGATGGAGAACAAGTTATAGCCACTGGTACTCACCACAGCATGTTCTTTGTGTATGACATGATGGCTGGGAGTATCATCCCTATCCCAAAAGTACGAG GTGTGGAGGAAAAATTCCTCAGAAACTTCGAACTCTCTCCAGATGGATCATTTATGCTGCTAATTGGAACTTCAGGTTACCTTCACTTGCTGTCCATGAAG ACAAAAGAACTGATCAGCACTATGAAGGTGAATGGAAGGTGCACTGCCTCTGCTTTCACCCCAGACAGCAGTAAAATATACAGCTACTCAA AGGAAGGTGAAGTTTTCATTTGGGACGTGAGAAGCAGAAAGAGTCTACACAAATTTGAAGATGAAGGTTCTTTGGAAGGAAAGTGCATTGCTGTTTCAAAAAATAACCAGTATGTGGCATGTGG TTCATCTTCTGGAGTTGTAAATTTATACACTACTGATGCCTGCCTCAAAGAAAAACATCCTAAACCAGTTAAGGCCATCATGAACCTTGTTACTTCTGCCACCTGTGTGACCTTTAATCCCACCACAGAGATTTTGGCAGTGGCTTCCCGGGACACTGATGAGGCTGTCAGATTG GTGCACCTTCCTTCATACACTGTATTCTCCAACTTCCCagtcttcagaaaaaaacagatttatCTTACTCAATCTATGGACTTCTCTCCCAGAAGTGGATATTTCTCTGTAGCAAATAACAAAGGCAAAGCTTTGTTATTTAG gctGAAACATTATTCCTTCTTCTGA